The nucleotide sequence CGGTCCGATAGCGGCGCACCATCCGGCGATACAGCGAATTGCGGGCGGGCAGCGCCAACAGCCGCGGCGTCAGATGCGCCAGCGGCACCCGGTTGAGGATGGTCCCGCACAGCACCGCGCGTTCGACGAGCTTCGGTTCGGTCGCGAGCAGCTGCGCCCCCACCTGGGCGCCGAGTGAAAAGCCCACCACGTGCGCGCGGCCGGTGTCGGTGCGGGAGCGGATGAGTTCGGCGACCGCGGTGGCGGCCCGGCCCATCTCGAATGGCCCCTGCTCGAAGCTCTTGCCGTAGTGCGGCAGATCGGGGACCAGACAGCGGTATTGCGGCATCCGCTCGACCACCGGGTCCCAGTACCAGCCGCTGGTAAACGCGCCGTGCAGGAAGACGATCGTGGGTGCCCCCACCGGACCGGATTCGCGCACGAACAGGTCCATGGAGGCGACCTTAGCAGCGGTCCTCGCCGCGGTGGCCCGGTCCGAATCAATTCGCCCGAAGTCGCATGGCGGTCCGGGTGCCCGCCCGAACTTGCGGATTCCGGGCCGGTGGTACGGGGCGTTGGATTAGACTCCTGAACGGGTCAGCGGGGGTGGGAGGTCGCCGCTTTCAGTCACAGCACGCGCACGGGGGACTGAAGGGCTGGGGTTCCTCGATGACTGACGGCGTTTTCGGGCGTAGCGACGCTGAGGTCGATCTGCTGGTCCGCGGCATGCGGTCGGGCATCGCGGTGGTGGGGTTCGGCTACATCGGCACCGTGATCGGTGCGGTGCTCGCCGATCGCGGCTGGCCCGTGACCGGGATCGACGTGCGACAGACCATCGTCGACGAGATCAACCTGGGCAAGACGACCGTGCCCGAGCCGGGGCTCGGCGAACTCGTCGCGGACAACGTGCGCGTCGGCCGGCTGCGCGCCACCACCGGTTTCGGCGCCGTCGCCGACAACGACTTCGTCATCGTCACCGTCGGGACGCCGCTGGGCCCGGACTACGAACCCATCGTCGACGACATCAAGGCGGCGGCGCGGGCCGTGGGGGAGCACCTGCATCGCGGCCACCTGGTCATCCTGAAGAGCACGGTGCCGCCCGACACCACCGAAAAGATCGTTCAGCCGATCCTGGAAGAGGCGTCGGGTCTGCGGGCCGGGGTGGACTTCGGGCTGGCGTTTTGCCCGGAGCGGCTCGCCGAGGGCCAGGCCATCCGCGAGCTGACGTCGATCCCCGTCGTGGTCGGCGCCGTCGACGAGCGCAGCGCCCGCGCCTGCTCCATGCTGTGGCGGCACGCCTTGGGCGTGGAGTCCATTGTCGTCGAGGATCCGCGGACCTCGGAGATGGTCAAGCTCGCCGACAACCTCTGGATCGATCTGAACATCGCGGTGGCCAACGAACTGGCCAAGGTGTGCGACCGGCTGAACATGGACGTGCTGCAGGTCATCGACGCGGCCAACTCGATGCCCAAGGGCACCCACAACGTCAACATCCTGCGGCCCAGCATGGGCGTCGGCGGCTACTGCTTGACCAAGGATCCGTGGTTCGTCAACCATCTCGGGCAGACCCTGGGGTTGGAGCTGGGCATCCCGCGGACGTCGAGGACGGTCAACGACACGATGCCGTCCTACACGTACGGGCTGCTCACGCAGCTTCTCGCGGATCAGGGCAAGGCGATCGAGACCAGCAAGATCGCGGTGTTGGGCATCGCGTTCAAGAACAACACCGGGGACTGCCGACTCACGCCGACCAAGTACGTCGTCGCCCTGCTCGAGCAGTCGGGCTGTGACCTGTCGATCCACGACCCCTGGGTGCCGGACGAGGAAGCTCCCACCGTCACCAGCATCCCGCTCACCCCGGACATCGAGTCGGCGGTCAAGGATGCCGACGCGTTGGTGGTCCTCGCCGGGCACCGCGAGTTCCACCAGATCCCGCTGACCCGGCTCGCGGAGCTGACGGCGGCCAAGTGTGTGTTCCTCGACGGAAGGAACAGCTTCGACCCGGCCGCGGCACGCGCCGCCGGCTTCGTCTACAAAGGGATCGGACGCTAGCCCATCGGGCGGGCTGCACGTCACCCCCTGCACACGTAAAACGAAAGAGCGAATATGGCTAATGTCGTCGTGACGGGCGGCTATGGGTTGATCGGATCGCATTTGGTCTCCACACTGCTGGGCCGCGGCGACTCGGTCACGGTGTTCGACTACGCCAAGAACACCCGCGACACCAGCATCGACTTCGACCGGCATACCAACTTCCGGTTCGTGCAGGGCGACGTGACCGATCTCGGCGCACTCGCACAGGCGCTGACGCCCGGCGTCGACACGGTCTTCCACCTCGCCGCCGTCGTCGGCGTCAAGAACTACATGCAGGATCCGCTCCGGGTCCTCGACGTCAACGTGATCGGCACCCGCAACGTCCTGGAGCTCAGCCACCGACACGGTACCCGGGTGGTGTTCGCCAGCACGTCCGAGGTGTTCGGGAAGAACCCCAACCCGCCGTGGGCCGAGGACGACGACCGCGTCCTCGGCTCGACCAAAACGGCGCGCTGGAGCTACAGCACCAGCAAGGCTATGGCCGAGCATCTGGTCTTCGCGATGCACGCCGCCCATCAACTCCCGGTGACGGTGGTTCGCTACTTCAATGTGTATGGCCCGCGGCAGAACCCGATCTTCGTGATCTCGCAGAGCATTCACCGGATCCTCAACGGCCGCCAGCCGCTGCTCTATGACTCGGGCAATCAGACCCGGTGCTTCACCTACGTCGACGATGCCATCGCCGGCACCCTGCTCGCTGCCGAGAGCAGCGCGGCGATCGGTCAGGCCTTCAACATCGGCAGCATGACCGAGACCACCATCGGCGAGGCCGTCGATCTGGCGATCAAGATCGCCAACGTCGAGGGGGTGTCGTGCGCCGAAGCCGTCGACACCGCGGCGCGCTACGGCCAGCGCTACGAGGACATCCCGCGTCGCATCCCGGACTCGACCAAGGCCCAGCGCGAGCTGGGGTGGCGCCTTCAGGTCGACGTCGAGGAGGGCATCCGCCGCACCATCGAGTGGGCGCGCGCCAACCCGTGGTACCTGGAGCTACCCGCCGGGGACTAGCCGTTCGTCCTCGGGTGGCCGTCAGCCGGGGAAGAGCGCGCGGTCGGCCAGCGCACCCAGCACCGGCGCCAGCACCCTCGAGTACGACAGGGTTATGTGCGTCTCGTCCATGTAGACCAGGGTGTTGCCCACGATGACCGGGCAGCGTTCGGCGGTACAAAACAGCTCGGTGAGGTCGACGTATTGGCCACCGCCGGCCTTGGCGGCGGCCGACTCGGCGACGATGCCGGCTTGATTCACCGCCTTGGACCGCAGCGGCGAGCAGGCCGTCGCGTCATCGAGGTGGACGGACAGGCAGTTCGGCGCCAGCGCCAGCGGATCCGGGATCGGTCCGAGGACCAGCACCTGCGCGCCGGTGCCACGCAGCTGCTTGACCAGACGGTTCAGGCTGTCGATGGACGCCGAATCGTATGAGGTGAAACCGGACAGCAGCCGGCCGGCGCCGTATCGGCGGGTCATGCTGAGCACGATCAGCCGCGGGTGCTCGGCCTGCAGCCGGGCCATGATCTGACCGCGCCACTGATCGCACTCGGTGTACTCGCGGCGCAGCGCGGGATTGATGAGGGGCAGGTCCAGCAGGGGGCACCCGGCCTTGGCCATGGTTTCCAGTCGCCAGTGCCGCTGCGTGGCGACCTGCTGGAGCGCCGGGCTCCACATGGCGGCGTCGGAATCACCGATCAGGGCCACCCGCGTCGCCGAGGCGGTGTCGCCCGTCGCGCACTCGGGCTGCCCGGTTTGGTAGAACGTGCGCAGGCAGCCGCCCAAGAACAGGCCCTTGAGTTGGGCCGCCACGTCGGCCAGCGGCGGGTTCAGGTTGGACGGCACGGCCTTGAGCCCGACGGACGCCGCGACCGCGCCCTGCACCTGAGCGAACGCGTGCTGGACCGCCACGTCGTAGGCCGCCAGATCCGAGCCGGTGGGCGGTGTCGCCGCGGCGATGGTCAGCGGCGGGGCCGCCGGGCCGCGGCCGACGGGGGCGGGTATCCACAGCAGCAGCGCGACGCCCACGGCGGCGGCGATCGCGGTGACGGCGCCGCCCAGCGCAAGGCTGCGGTTGGCCGACCGGCGCAGCGAGGGAGCGAATCGCAGCGGGTTCTCGATGAAGCGCGACGTCAGCACGGCCAGCACCAGGGAAACCACGATCGCCGTCAGCGAACGCGACAGGGAATGGCCGGTCGCCGACGCGGGCGCCACCAGCAGCAACGGCCAGTGCCACAGATACCACGCGTAGGACACCCGGCCGATCGCCCGCATCGGCCACAACCCCAGTGCGCGGCCCACGCCCTGAGCGGGGATGGCGCAGCCCGCGCCGATCACCAGCGCGGTGCCCAGCACCGGCAACAGCGCGGCGGTACCCGGGTAGGGTGTGGTCTCGCTCAACCGGGTGCAGGCCAGCAGGACCAGGGCCAGTCCGGCCCAGCCGGTGACCGCGGCGACTCGGGACGGTAGCCGGCACCACTGGCCGGCGGTCAGCGCCACCAGGCCCCCGGCCGCCAGCTCCCACGCGCGCGTGGGCAGCGAAAAGAACGCCGCCGGCGGCATCACCCGGGTGAGTACCAGTGACAGTGCAAACGACAGCGCCGCGACCAGCGCCAGGACCACCAGATACGGGCGCTGCGAGGACGCCGCCTCGGCCCTGGAGCGCCGGCTGACCCGCCGGATCAGCCACGCCGTGCCGATGATCAGGGGCGGCCACACCAGGTAGAACTGCTCCTCGACGCCCAGCGACCAGTAGTGCTGAAACGGCGAGGGCGGCGCGGAGGCGGCCAGGTAGTCGACGCCTTGCAGGATGAACCGGTAGTTGCTGACGTACAACGCGCTGGCGATGCCGTCGATGATGATGCTTCGGGCTTGCAACACGGGTGTCAGGGCGGCCACGCCGAGCATGATCACGATGCCGACCAGCGCCGAGGCCGGCAGCAGCCGGCGGGCCCGCCCGCCGTAAAAGCGGCGCAGCCCCACGGTCCCGGTGCTGCTCACCTCTCGCCAGAGCAGCCCGGTGATCAAAAACCCTGAGATGACGAAGAACACGTCGACGCCGACGAACCCGCCACCCACTCCGGGTATGCCGGCGTGAAACAGCACCACGGCCACCACCGCCACGGCGCGCAAGCCCTCGATGTCGGGGCGGAAATCCTTGGACGGCGGGCGCGGGCGCTGCACTTCTGCGGTAGGGCTGACGCTGTCGGCCTGGCGCACGGTGACCTACCTGATAAGAGGAGCTGGCAAGAAGACGCGTTCTCGAGTCGAGGAATTATCACACATGTGTCGATCAGGCCGTGCCGATTCCGCCCACTGTCGACCGCTGGCGAACGCCGCCATATATAGAGGAAGGACTCGCCCGCCATTTCGGCTGTTGTGAGCGCTGAAATTTCGGCTTCCAGTTCGACGGCGCGGCGACCGGGTTATGCTGCTGGGCGGCTGAGCCGGGGCGCGGGCTGCCGCAGTCAATCCCCAGATCCCCAGGACGCGCAGTGAAAGGCTAGGACCTCGCCGATGAAATTTGTGCTGGCAAACTGGGGAACTCGCGGCGAAGTCGAGCCCTACGTCACTGTCGGCCGCGAACTGGTACGCCGCGGGCATGACGTGCAGATGGCCGTCGCGCCCGAGATGGTGAGCTTCGCCCAGGCCGCCGGCCCCACCGTGGTGGCCTACGGACCCGAGTTGAAGGCCATCCTGGACCCGCATCGCGATTTCTGGGCGGGCCTGTTCACCACCCCCTGGCGGGTCAAGCAACTGGGCCGGTTGTCGGCCGAATATTCGGCGCCGCTGACCCAATGCCGAGCCGAGGTCAGCAAGACGCTGGTCTCGCTGGCCGACGGCGCCGACCTGCTGCTCACCGGCATGAACTTCGAGGACGACGCGCTCAACGCCGCCGAGCACTGCGGCATCCCGTTCGCCACCCTGCACATCTTCCCGCTGCGCGCCAACGGCCAGCTGCTGCCGTATTTGCCGGCGCCGTTGGCCCGCTCCGCGACCAGGCTGCTCGACGCGGTGGCGTGGCGCGGAGGCAAGAAGGTCGAGGATGCCCAACGCCGCGAACTGGGCTTGCCGCCGGCGAGAAGCCCCTGGCCGCAACGGATCACCGAACGCGGATCGCTGGAAATTCAGGCCTTCGACGACGTGTGCTACCCCGGGTTGGCGGCCGAATGGGCGAAATGGAACGAGCAGCGGCCGCCCAGAAGGCCGTTCGTCGGCGCGCTGACGATGGAGCTGCCGACGGACGCCGACGAGGAAGTCGCGGCGTGGATCGCCGCGGGAACCCCCCCGATTTGTTTCGGGTTCGGCAGCGTGGGCGTCGAGTCGGCCGCCGACACGCTCGCCATGATCAGCTCGGCCTGCGCGCAGCTCGGTGAGCGGGCGCTGATTTGCGCCGCCGGGTCCGACTACAGCAACGTCTCGCACGCCGAGCACGTCAAGGTGGTGAGCGTGATGAACTACGCGGCCGCCCTGCCGGCCTGCCGCGCGTTCGTGCACCACGGCGGCTGCGGCACCACCAACGCCGGCCTGCGCGCGGGACTGCCGACGCTGATCCTTTGGACGCTGCCCGATCAGGGGCTGTGGGGAGCGCGGGTCAAACGCCTGAAAGTCGGTACCGGACGGCGCTTTTCGGCCACCACCGAGAAATCACTGGTCGCCGACCTGCGCACCGTCCTGGCGCCGCAATGCCAGACCGCCGCACGCGAACTCGCCACCCGGATGAGCAAACCCGCGGACAGCGTCACGACCACCGCCGACCTGGTCGAGGAGTTCGCGCGCCTCAAGCCTGTCGGCTGATCCGACCGTGAGCTAATTTGCCAGCGCTGTCGCGTGCGGGTGACCGCTTGGCGCGGAAGGCGATTCGGGCTGCCCGCCGATCCAGTCGAGCAGGGCGCGCAGCCCGTCCTGGAGCGCCCACCGGGGCGACCACCCGAGTTCCTGCCGCGCCGCCTCGACGTCGCACCTCGCGGCGCGCACGTCACCGTCGCGGAACTTCGCCACGACAACGGGTTCGGGGGCACCGCAGATGGCGGCGATCGTGCGCGCCAGGTCGTGGATCGTGGTCGGGGTACCCGAGCCGATATCCAGGCAGCGCGGCCCGGCCGCCGGCGCCTGGATGGCGGCGAACAGCGCCTCGACGACGTCGTCGATGTAGACGAAGTCGCGCACGATCTGTCCGTCCTCGTAGACGTCCAGCGCGCGCTGCTCGCGCGCCAATCGCGCGAACAGCGCGACTATTCCGGTGTAGGAGTTCGTCAGCGACTGGCCCGGCCCGTAGACATTCTGCAGCCGCAGCACGCTGAGCCGGGTGTCGTGCGAGGCCGCCCAGGCGGCCAGGATGTGCTCCTGGGCGAGCTTGGTCGCGGCGTAAATGTTGGTGGGCCGCGGCTCCGTTCGGCCGGCGCGGCTCGGCAGCGGCGTCGCGGCTTCGCCCGCGGGCCCCTGCGGA is from Mycobacterium conspicuum and encodes:
- a CDS encoding nucleotide sugar dehydrogenase, which translates into the protein MTDGVFGRSDAEVDLLVRGMRSGIAVVGFGYIGTVIGAVLADRGWPVTGIDVRQTIVDEINLGKTTVPEPGLGELVADNVRVGRLRATTGFGAVADNDFVIVTVGTPLGPDYEPIVDDIKAAARAVGEHLHRGHLVILKSTVPPDTTEKIVQPILEEASGLRAGVDFGLAFCPERLAEGQAIRELTSIPVVVGAVDERSARACSMLWRHALGVESIVVEDPRTSEMVKLADNLWIDLNIAVANELAKVCDRLNMDVLQVIDAANSMPKGTHNVNILRPSMGVGGYCLTKDPWFVNHLGQTLGLELGIPRTSRTVNDTMPSYTYGLLTQLLADQGKAIETSKIAVLGIAFKNNTGDCRLTPTKYVVALLEQSGCDLSIHDPWVPDEEAPTVTSIPLTPDIESAVKDADALVVLAGHREFHQIPLTRLAELTAAKCVFLDGRNSFDPAAARAAGFVYKGIGR
- a CDS encoding NAD-dependent epimerase/dehydratase family protein, with the translated sequence MLITGGAGFIGSALARRLVAAGHDVAVVDILHPQVHAAGAAIDLPPSVRLFTGDITHAPDCDAVLRLFRPSQIVHLAAETGTAQSLSEATRHGSVNVVGTTQLLDALSRSGQVPEQFVLASSRAVYGEGSWQYGSEVFYPPPRSHAQLVAGRWDPQGPAGEAATPLPSRAGRTEPRPTNIYAATKLAQEHILAAWAASHDTRLSVLRLQNVYGPGQSLTNSYTGIVALFARLAREQRALDVYEDGQIVRDFVYIDDVVEALFAAIQAPAAGPRCLDIGSGTPTTIHDLARTIAAICGAPEPVVVAKFRDGDVRAARCDVEAARQELGWSPRWALQDGLRALLDWIGGQPESPSAPSGHPHATALAN
- a CDS encoding NAD-dependent epimerase/dehydratase family protein; amino-acid sequence: MANVVVTGGYGLIGSHLVSTLLGRGDSVTVFDYAKNTRDTSIDFDRHTNFRFVQGDVTDLGALAQALTPGVDTVFHLAAVVGVKNYMQDPLRVLDVNVIGTRNVLELSHRHGTRVVFASTSEVFGKNPNPPWAEDDDRVLGSTKTARWSYSTSKAMAEHLVFAMHAAHQLPVTVVRYFNVYGPRQNPIFVISQSIHRILNGRQPLLYDSGNQTRCFTYVDDAIAGTLLAAESSAAIGQAFNIGSMTETTIGEAVDLAIKIANVEGVSCAEAVDTAARYGQRYEDIPRRIPDSTKAQRELGWRLQVDVEEGIRRTIEWARANPWYLELPAGD
- a CDS encoding acyltransferase family protein translates to MRQADSVSPTAEVQRPRPPSKDFRPDIEGLRAVAVVAVVLFHAGIPGVGGGFVGVDVFFVISGFLITGLLWREVSSTGTVGLRRFYGGRARRLLPASALVGIVIMLGVAALTPVLQARSIIIDGIASALYVSNYRFILQGVDYLAASAPPSPFQHYWSLGVEEQFYLVWPPLIIGTAWLIRRVSRRSRAEAASSQRPYLVVLALVAALSFALSLVLTRVMPPAAFFSLPTRAWELAAGGLVALTAGQWCRLPSRVAAVTGWAGLALVLLACTRLSETTPYPGTAALLPVLGTALVIGAGCAIPAQGVGRALGLWPMRAIGRVSYAWYLWHWPLLLVAPASATGHSLSRSLTAIVVSLVLAVLTSRFIENPLRFAPSLRRSANRSLALGGAVTAIAAAVGVALLLWIPAPVGRGPAAPPLTIAAATPPTGSDLAAYDVAVQHAFAQVQGAVAASVGLKAVPSNLNPPLADVAAQLKGLFLGGCLRTFYQTGQPECATGDTASATRVALIGDSDAAMWSPALQQVATQRHWRLETMAKAGCPLLDLPLINPALRREYTECDQWRGQIMARLQAEHPRLIVLSMTRRYGAGRLLSGFTSYDSASIDSLNRLVKQLRGTGAQVLVLGPIPDPLALAPNCLSVHLDDATACSPLRSKAVNQAGIVAESAAAKAGGGQYVDLTELFCTAERCPVIVGNTLVYMDETHITLSYSRVLAPVLGALADRALFPG
- a CDS encoding alpha/beta fold hydrolase translates to MDLFVRESGPVGAPTIVFLHGAFTSGWYWDPVVERMPQYRCLVPDLPHYGKSFEQGPFEMGRAATAVAELIRSRTDTGRAHVVGFSLGAQVGAQLLATEPKLVERAVLCGTILNRVPLAHLTPRLLALPARNSLYRRMVRRYRTAWQAVVPAEHLDDYREDVRLNTTEQLVDVTMASAGFTLPEELDKADTPTLFLAGAKEMPFVRRWAAALAQQMPNGVDRVAAGMPHDWPARFPDLFVRTVDSWLTDRALPPEIALPKSPKPAKPARR
- a CDS encoding glycosyltransferase, translated to MKFVLANWGTRGEVEPYVTVGRELVRRGHDVQMAVAPEMVSFAQAAGPTVVAYGPELKAILDPHRDFWAGLFTTPWRVKQLGRLSAEYSAPLTQCRAEVSKTLVSLADGADLLLTGMNFEDDALNAAEHCGIPFATLHIFPLRANGQLLPYLPAPLARSATRLLDAVAWRGGKKVEDAQRRELGLPPARSPWPQRITERGSLEIQAFDDVCYPGLAAEWAKWNEQRPPRRPFVGALTMELPTDADEEVAAWIAAGTPPICFGFGSVGVESAADTLAMISSACAQLGERALICAAGSDYSNVSHAEHVKVVSVMNYAAALPACRAFVHHGGCGTTNAGLRAGLPTLILWTLPDQGLWGARVKRLKVGTGRRFSATTEKSLVADLRTVLAPQCQTAARELATRMSKPADSVTTTADLVEEFARLKPVG